In a genomic window of Clostridia bacterium:
- a CDS encoding MMPL family transporter: MDWLARTIRKHPILTIALTVALTLVFIYGATRIRVSSGQREFFPKSDPTVQALERVDEAFGGSDYVMIAMPSSLVFTVDGVRALDDLTVALAELDGVNSVRSITNMVEMRETEFGIEAVRILEAPLNTQAEADAFRARLTSNKQISSVMASGNGEYILTLVQLARGVESGRIAKAVLQTTREMAPGLKARYAGAPVLTVASDDYLKSDMTRLFPISGIVILLTLIASFRRVDGVVLPLLTVLAGTVWTLGLMGFVHVPLTQITAVLPVVLLSTGSAYGIHIMARYYEESRNGLTRPDAVVRTVETVGVPVILAGITTVAGFGANAFSSIVRIREFGLLAAFGVGCALAIALTFVPAMLITFGSTTVSKAASSGAGAGRSRHSDARPYDPVHSRAYRWFRAIAGFVLARRVVVIVVAVVLIAFSLAGLTRLSVDTSFASFFAEESDTRRDFDLIRSEFGGVDTVQIMLEGDILDPATLSAMDSAQRDFEATEGYGTAFSVVDVAKQVSRAMHDDDPAWERVPATREEAAQYLLVASLSGDVGLDQMISLDNTQARIQVMADSAVNSAKRGKTLEQAREIVRRSFSSLPTITAVSVTGLPFLEQGMGEQIMRSQIESLIIAALGVALIVYFSFGRSLDSIVCLVPIVITILSNFGLMGWAHVPVNVVTALVSSIAVGIGIDYSVHVYSRFRQGIANGLSGEDAIRDTISNTGQAVVLNAGAVALGFAVLLFSKFPPLRQFGMLIAATMAVSAGGALSILPVILLAVRRDGRARAGAGRDRNA; this comes from the coding sequence ATGGATTGGCTGGCACGGACCATTAGGAAGCACCCGATACTGACTATCGCGCTTACCGTGGCATTGACACTAGTCTTCATCTACGGAGCGACGCGGATTCGTGTCAGCTCTGGGCAACGCGAGTTCTTCCCGAAGTCGGATCCGACGGTTCAGGCCTTGGAGCGCGTCGACGAGGCATTCGGAGGATCGGATTACGTGATGATAGCGATGCCGTCGTCCCTTGTATTTACGGTGGATGGAGTTCGTGCTTTGGACGATCTCACAGTCGCTCTAGCGGAACTCGACGGAGTGAACTCGGTGCGGTCTATCACGAACATGGTCGAAATGCGTGAGACTGAGTTCGGAATTGAGGCAGTCCGCATACTTGAGGCGCCGCTCAATACTCAGGCAGAGGCGGATGCATTTCGCGCTCGACTGACCTCCAACAAGCAGATCTCGTCGGTCATGGCATCCGGCAATGGAGAGTACATCCTCACCCTGGTCCAGCTGGCCAGAGGGGTTGAAAGCGGACGCATAGCCAAGGCCGTGCTGCAGACGACTCGGGAGATGGCGCCAGGGCTGAAGGCGCGATACGCCGGAGCGCCTGTACTAACTGTTGCATCAGATGACTACCTCAAATCCGACATGACGCGGCTGTTTCCGATCTCAGGAATAGTCATCCTGCTGACCCTGATCGCGAGCTTCAGACGGGTCGACGGGGTGGTGCTTCCCCTGCTTACAGTGCTTGCAGGCACTGTATGGACCTTGGGCCTAATGGGGTTCGTGCATGTTCCGCTCACGCAGATCACAGCGGTTCTCCCGGTGGTGCTTCTGTCGACTGGAAGCGCATATGGGATACACATCATGGCAAGGTACTACGAGGAGAGCCGGAATGGCCTCACAAGGCCAGATGCTGTGGTGCGCACGGTGGAGACCGTCGGTGTTCCTGTTATACTCGCCGGCATTACTACAGTGGCCGGCTTCGGCGCAAACGCCTTCAGCAGCATAGTGCGGATTCGCGAGTTCGGCCTGCTTGCCGCGTTCGGAGTTGGGTGCGCGCTGGCCATAGCTCTGACGTTCGTTCCGGCGATGCTCATCACATTTGGGTCCACGACCGTATCCAAGGCCGCGTCCTCAGGGGCAGGCGCGGGCCGTTCTCGCCACAGTGATGCGCGGCCTTATGACCCCGTGCACTCACGAGCGTATCGGTGGTTCAGGGCAATCGCAGGCTTTGTGCTCGCCAGACGCGTGGTTGTGATCGTCGTAGCCGTGGTGCTGATTGCCTTCTCGCTCGCAGGCCTCACGCGGCTGAGCGTGGACACCAGTTTCGCCAGTTTCTTCGCAGAGGAGAGCGACACTCGCCGGGATTTCGATCTGATTCGTTCGGAGTTCGGCGGCGTCGACACTGTTCAGATAATGCTTGAGGGGGATATACTCGACCCAGCGACGCTTTCCGCAATGGATAGCGCCCAGAGGGACTTCGAGGCCACCGAGGGATACGGAACCGCTTTCTCCGTAGTGGACGTGGCGAAGCAGGTCTCGCGCGCGATGCACGACGATGATCCGGCTTGGGAGAGAGTGCCCGCTACCAGGGAAGAGGCTGCTCAGTACCTGCTTGTGGCGTCACTCTCCGGCGATGTGGGGCTGGATCAGATGATAAGCCTGGATAACACGCAGGCGAGAATACAGGTGATGGCGGATTCCGCAGTCAACTCGGCAAAACGGGGGAAAACCCTTGAGCAGGCACGTGAAATAGTGCGCAGGAGCTTCTCGTCCCTTCCCACTATCACCGCCGTGAGCGTGACTGGGCTTCCCTTCCTTGAACAGGGAATGGGCGAGCAGATAATGCGGAGTCAGATCGAAAGCCTGATCATAGCGGCTTTGGGCGTTGCCCTGATAGTCTACTTCAGCTTCGGGCGGTCGCTTGACTCCATCGTGTGCCTAGTCCCCATAGTCATCACTATCCTTTCGAACTTCGGGCTGATGGGGTGGGCTCACGTGCCGGTGAACGTGGTCACCGCTTTGGTCAGCTCCATTGCGGTGGGGATCGGCATCGACTACTCGGTTCACGTGTACTCAAGGTTCAGGCAGGGTATTGCGAATGGGCTGTCCGGGGAGGATGCGATACGCGATACGATATCCAACACAGGGCAGGCTGTTGTGCTGAACGCCGGAGCAGTGGCTCTAGGATTCGCAGTGCTCCTGTTCTCCAAGTTCCCGCCGCTTCGTCAGTTCGGCATGCTAATAGCCGCCACGATGGCGGTATCTGCAGGAGGGGCGCTCTCGATACTCCCCGTGATACTCCTCGCGGTGAGGCGCGATGGAAGGGCGCGTGCGGGCGCCGGACGCGACCGTAATGCATAG
- a CDS encoding outer membrane lipoprotein-sorting protein, giving the protein MLRIIHGWRVPFAAALVGICLAVGAAAAPAGPTAQQILDSMKGGGSFAGNGRAVIDMTVEKGNQRKSNRVEIYRFDDGHGTSKQMVEFLSPADVKGAKFLSIAEPGAEDQMWLYLPSLGRERRIAGSAVQGKFMGTDFTFEEISTNESTWKAYSAERMPDQVVDGKACYVLKLAPKAKDAAYSGITMWVWQESALPLRIEFQGKSAKAQKVMSFADLSKNADGEWWPKTIILQDTGAGSTTTVKILETDDKRAPDDVFSLRRLRKG; this is encoded by the coding sequence ATGTTGAGAATCATCCATGGATGGCGGGTCCCGTTTGCTGCTGCACTTGTCGGCATCTGCCTGGCAGTGGGCGCCGCGGCAGCTCCCGCTGGTCCAACGGCCCAGCAGATCCTCGACTCGATGAAGGGCGGCGGGTCGTTCGCAGGCAACGGGCGGGCAGTGATCGACATGACGGTGGAAAAGGGCAATCAGAGGAAAAGCAACCGGGTGGAGATCTACAGGTTCGACGATGGACATGGGACATCAAAGCAGATGGTGGAGTTCCTCTCGCCGGCCGACGTGAAGGGCGCCAAGTTCCTGAGTATTGCGGAGCCTGGAGCTGAGGATCAGATGTGGCTCTACCTTCCGTCGCTTGGGCGGGAGCGGCGCATTGCCGGCAGTGCAGTGCAGGGCAAGTTCATGGGAACCGATTTCACCTTCGAGGAGATTTCCACGAACGAGAGTACGTGGAAGGCGTATTCAGCGGAGCGCATGCCGGACCAGGTTGTAGACGGGAAGGCCTGCTATGTGCTTAAGCTGGCCCCGAAGGCGAAAGATGCAGCTTACTCCGGGATAACCATGTGGGTGTGGCAGGAATCAGCTCTGCCGCTTCGGATCGAGTTCCAGGGCAAGTCCGCCAAGGCTCAGAAGGTGATGAGCTTCGCGGACCTGTCGAAGAATGCGGATGGAGAGTGGTGGCCCAAGACCATAATCCTCCAGGACACCGGTGCAGGCAGCACCACGACTGTGAAGATCCTCGAGACAGACGACAAACGGGCGCCGGACGATGTGTTCAGCCTCAGGCGCCTGCGAAAGGGGTAG